Part of the Ziziphus jujuba cultivar Dongzao chromosome 8, ASM3175591v1 genome is shown below.
AAATCAACATTTCATAATTCCATTTTCTCACTTACAATATTTACcaaccaatatttttttatttcactttcTCAAAACTAATGATTTTTCATAAGATCGAATTAAGAACAATTggaataaaatatgaatttaaatacCATAATTTACAATTTCAAGATGAACAGAATAAATCTATaaacatttaaaatcttattaaaaattatatgaaattatatatatatatatatagattaaaataTATGTCCACATATATGTAGTTATAATTAGTGCATCTCCAATGTGGACATCCgcattttaaaatacaaacatCCACACTAAAGACTCTTCCCGGttataattagttaaaatttttattaaaattcaaaaccatGAAATTAACTATTTAACGTGctcaaatttatttgaaaaataattttcatagtACGAATGATGTCCATTCCTGTTCAACTACTAGATATCTTTTAGGTTTACCAAAGGtgcctaaaatataaaaaatatcatttaggCTTACAAAACTTTATCTAAAGACAATGATGTGTACCAAAagccttaaaattaattttatcactTTAGGATTATAGAAATTGAACATTGAAGAGTATAATTACACTATAAATCCATTAGACCTAGTATCCAAAAATggagtttttaaattattgtcaattttataaaattaaaccttttATTAGCTTCTAATGGCCTTTAAGAACACATCAGCAATGATAATTTTGTCCTAGATTATCGGAGCCCAATTTTACCAAGTATTTTCACAAATTGATCCATATTAGATAATTATTCAAAACTCAATTATAATGGGCAATTTATATATCAATGAAAAATCCATGAGATGAATAACACTATGGCATGCTCATCTCGATCAATTATTGTCGTCGatggtggaaaaaatcaatagGAAACTTTGATCAAACTTCTAGTTAATAGATCGCTTAAACCTACAAAATTGGAGCaaaaagagggtaaaaatgGATTTGGAATGCCTAAAATAAGGGTGATGGATTGGTCTCATGGCCTAAAATCGGCCAAATTTGAATGACTAAAAAATTTTGATCCTGCCAACAAAAATGGTTGATCCAATGGGTTACTAATTAGGAAAGGTTGGAAACTTTGAGGGCTAGCCAGATTTTCTATGAGCAACTTGAATGGAGGGCATGTGTAAGGTAGTTCGACTGAATTGGGGGTCAATTTGCCAGATTTGTCGATTATTGATGACCTTGACGGGAATATCCTAGGGGTGTTTTGTTCCACGGAGTCTAGGGATACTaaggatatttttaatttattgttctcCATGTAAGCggtccccatatatatatatatatatatatacacattcttAGGtcattttaaaacaatattggtGATATTCTAATAcaggtaaaataattaaacataaaattttacaaatttataattttcaaatcataattcaaaattaaatgtgTCATTCGTTTATGAATTTTTGTCAATGAAATCTACACAATTAtagtaatcaaaataaaaatttcattatacaaaaagtcaactattAAAGCCATATGCAGTTTACTTAGTCAAACTCAATCTAACACCTAAAATTTAAGTACAAAGtgatataaattttacattcttaattaataatttaatattaaaatctaattGAAAAAGTAACAACTCTTAATCCTTGCTAAACACCCcgtatgaaataaaaatttcgtTTTTCacatatatcaaaattatatatataatatttattgatcAATCTAATATTGTTACCTCGGGTACCATATAGGCAATTTCGGCATGGTCCTCTCATTTGTTGGCATGATCTGAGGTTTTGCCTCTCGAATTCCCATAACGAGAGGGCATTTTTTGTCTGTTATAGACAAAGGTAGTAATAGGTGTCCATATGCAACTTTACCTACTCTGGACGGTGTAAATATCTGCTTATTTCCATGGCAGCGTACGTCAGCTTAAGTAAGATTGTTTTGTCTTTGCATGCATGTCAGTATGTACCTCAGATGTgtgtttatatacatatagccAAAATACAGGACGGAGTAACGCAAACTATTTTCTTGCTTCTCTAAATACTATATAATTATGCTGTATCTAATAACATTTGCACAAGGATACACATGTATCTTTATCgtagaaaaaacaaatacacaTGATATAATAATCAGTCCAATTCTTTCCCGAAGCTTCTCTTTCACAGATTAGCTTTGGAGTATAATATCTGTGTatacaataacaatattattttaaaaaatttgtgtgtgtatatatatatgttagtcaTTCAATAACATGAGGCCATGTAACAAGTTTTACTAATTAAGCCACGgacaataattatatataatttgactaAAAATAATGCGTGTTAATATATCATTCTAAAGCATCTGATTAAGTAATTTGATTGGAACAACTATGAAAGCTGTAGTAGATCTATTGCACGTTTGGAGCCAATTAAATAAGCATATTAAAAAGTGAACGAAAAAACATAAATGTATCAATATGATgaatatcaatatcaatattatatatgtataaagtttTTGTATGTGTGATAAGCTGTAAAAAGTGTCAAAGTAGCTCCAAGTAATGCAAAGTAGTCATCGGTCATGTGCATGGTGTTAAGCATGACAAAACCACAGATGCCCTTGTCAAATCATAACCTACCACTGccctatttatttttcttcttcaaagaTGCTCTAAAACGGAGAGAAAGACAACTTACTAGTGAGGCACTGAAAAAGACTCCATATATTGGCCAACAGCCTTACGGGTAGTAAATCTCTTATCACGTAGAGATGGTAATATTATCCTGTGATCTCTAACTATAACCGTTGAATTTGTTTAATTGAATTAAATCTATTTGTTGTTTGGTAGAATATTATCAGATCAGTGGGATAAGATATATAATACTGTGGTTTTAGGAAAATTATTGGTCAAAATTAAGAGGACCCCCAAATTGGCCATAGGACCAAAAGATGAagcttatatatttttttctcatagGCAAGGCATAAAGCAGAAGACAACACATGGGATAGAGATAAGAAAGGCCAAAAAAGTTCAAAATCTTGCTTTTTATTCTGATAGATATGCAATATATGGATATATCTGCATGCATGCAAACGTTTACTAATTTGTTTcttatgcttttttttcttcagaTTGGGTTTTGTTGATCGATTCAAACCCATCATGTCTTTTCAAACAAAAAGCAAACACCAAGACAACATgttcttagccaaaaaaaaaaaaaaaaaggaaaaaaggaatttTAATCAGATCTTATAGGGGATACTTTTTGATACCAAATGTTAGCCCCAGTCAGCTTTTCGGTAAAAACTAATTATCGACTGTGTCATCATTTTGGTGATAAAGtcgttttctttttcaattcagATGTCGGTTAAAACTAATgttaattagtaaaaattaattagcgGACTATCCACAATACCATAATTCAGTCACCCTTTTTCTTGTTTACCGACAAAAAAAAGTTCacccttttctcttttcttgttTAGAGTGGTAAATTCAATACAGCTGATCTGGATTTTATAGCCAAGTAATATATAACATGATTTTATAGCCAGTTAGTTTTCCTAGTTCTTATGATTAGtttaatgttaattttattaggaaaaaaggttatttatttatttatttttgtttgaaagagTTTATTAATGCTTTAAAGTGCAATTTCGATACACTTTTTACTATTTTCTAAGTATCTGATATAGTTTCTGCAAAGCTAATGTTAAAATGAAGTTgttaggatttattttttttcctgtaaaagatgaatttgtttataattaaaCATTAGTATGTCTTCAACTCTAGCTATGAGATACAATATGGAGAATTGATTTCCCTTAAATAGTATTTCCAtttgatccaaaaataaaaaataggattTCCATGAGTACGACACTTGACTGGTataggattttaaaaatattttgaaacgtGACTACTATGACTTATATTGGTGACGGCTAGACAAATTAATAACGTTTTGCTTTTGATTGAGCTCTCGATAGCTGTTCTGAAATCTCATTTTAAGCATGGAGGTAGATTACCAACTACCGTTTCTCTCTCCAAATTCTTCGTTTTCCACCTCCCTCTTTTAAGGCTTCCCAAATTTCTCCAAACAATGCACCTGTCCCTAATAAAAGCCTCACAAATTAAGGCTTGGAAGCATAACCTAGGATGCTTGACTTTCTAGCATTTATGCTAGAAGCAAAAAGACAAAAGACTTGCTGGTATTTATGCGGAAGTTTTGTTACTCTTTCTCTCGTGACCACAAGTTGTATCGAAGAtggtataaaattcaaaattatgccAAACCGACCATTTTCCATAGATCCAACAAAATTTCTCTTTAAACATTCAAAGTTTTGTTCCATTTTCATTGGCCGAACAACATTGAATTGTTAGGAGTTACAAAACAGTCTTAAgagatgtatttaatttagaatttgaaaattttgaaaaatatttaaaaatttaaaggtattcgatttataaaaatccattaaaatctagatgtattgaattagaattttataaaaatttttaaaatatataaagtattcaaaaatttataaatttaaaattttttaaaaaatgatagattttaatgaatttaaaaaaaaaattatgaaaaaaattattaatataaaatccaagcgtatctaaaatatttcattagacttttataaattttttatacaatttataaaatttcataataatccatcaaatattttaaaatctataatttattttaaatatattaaattctaaattgaatgcACATTTTAAATTATTCAGTTATAAACTACATTAAATACTTTGGACCATGCATATTTAAAATGTTCTCTATTTTGTGACGGAAGCATAAAAGCTTTCTTTcatgagcaatttcaaaaggcCCATTAAAAACTGGAAAAGGGTATCTAATGGGCTCATCCAAAACCCAAACTATAGTTTCTCACATTAGCTTAATGGGCTTAATCTAGTAAGGCCCATTTTCTGCAAAAGGGGTTTTGTAGCTCTGAGCTTAAACCCTAAATTCTCTGCAGTCTGAAAccccatcttcttcaatgtCAGTATCATCTATCTGTAACAGTGGAACCCTAAAGCCATGTTGCTCCTCCGCAAATTACCCCGCAAGCTCCTCAATTCTCAACGTAAGGTCACCATCCCGATCCGTTTCTTCACCACCCAAAACCCGATACCGCACCCGGAtccaaacccaaacccatttccCGACGAGCCCACTTCCGCCTACTACGACGAGCTCGTTAACACCGCGGGTCGTTCCAGGGACTTCGAAACCCTCCGCCACCTCCTCAACAAGCGCGTGAAAGACGGCTGCTTCCCCACCTCCAAAACCTTCAGTTTCATCACCAGCGCCGAGTCTTCTCTCTCCCTCGACGTCCTTTCCCACACCCTGTCTCGGCTTGACAAGGGCTTCACGCGTAAGAGCGCGTACGACTCCCTCATCTCTCGCCTCTGCAAGCTGTATCGAATCGACGAGTGTCTACGGTTGGTGGAAACCATGGCGCGTGGGGGTTACGGCTTGAATTCCTGCAGCTTCCACTCAATTCTCAACTCGCTCACGAGGAAGAGAAGGATGGACGAGGCGTGGCGCTTGTTGGATATAATGAAGACGACCGGTGTGTCGCCGGATCTGACGGTTTATAATTACTTCTTGATGACGTACTGTTTCATAGGAGATCTGGCTATGGCGGCCCGAATACTGACGAGAATGGAAGAGGAGGAGATGAGAGCGGACACGCGTACGTACGACGCGCTTGTTCTCGGCGCGTGTAGGGTTGGGAACGTTGAGGGTGCTCTGGTGCTTCTGCGGAGGATGGAGGATGATGGATTGCCCATGCTGCTTTCGACACGTAATTATGTGATTGATGCGATGTTGAGCGTTGGATATTATGAGCAGGCGATGAAGTTTGTTAGGATTTACAGTGGGAAGGACACGTGGCTGGATAGGGAGAGTTATGGGTGTTTGGTTAACCGTTTGATTAAGTTTCAGAGATCGGAGGAGGCAATGAAGGTTCTTGATGAAATGCAGAGAATGGGTTTGAGTATGGGTGATAAACTTAAACAATTTTACGAAACCAATCTTGATAAACAAACTTCATTTTGAGGATGTAGTCGAGgatatctttttaaaatcatatattgtaaaattttataagttcttttttccaaaaaaaaaaaaaaaatttgatggtaGATTATCTGCATTTGAAATCTAATTGATTCAAAACAATGatgttatatttggaaaataaaaatggtattcaaattaattttatggaattaaatggataaatagttttttctctactttataataaaagggaaaatatattttatttctttttctttttcttttttttaaataaagttgaACATATCGTCCTCCAGGTGAAAATGTATCTTCCAATTCCAAGCATCTAATACAAAAAATACCAACAAAagaacatattatatattataatttttaatcatataaaaaGAACTCGATCCATTCAATTGGGAAAATCATGTTATTGCAATGCAAATTAATATAGGGGTAAGCCCAAATTTACGTGGTCTTCATTGtttgcattttaatttattggaaaaGACATATACAATTATTGTATTGGATGGATGATACACGGTATTTACATTGTATGGAATTATAAGTTGTAtggaattataaattatttgttgATATTGTACCTAATTATTGACTgtcatatcatttattttatacaaccattacatttaaatttttctcGTTTGACATTAATATTTAGTTGTTTTCCTTGAAAAGTATCACTTGGaggtggtgtttgttttggatcgTCCGTCGGCTTCATTCTTCTTTGATTCTCCCTCTTTGTCCAGTgtcctcactttttttttttttttttttttgggtgaaactCCATATATAAGACAtggcacatttaattttttaagctaGATTTAATGGCTCTTTTGTCAATCTTGGTTGTGCAATCGGTAATTCTTGTAATTTCATATATCATACATTGCAATAAAGCATCATAACATAAACTGCTTATTTTTCCCGCTGTATTTCTCATTTAATGTTTTTCCTGCTAAATTCTTTGAATGTACTTTTCTAATCTATCATGTTCTTTTTTCTATCTATTATGTTTCCTCAACTTTTTGGCTAACTAATGGATTCCCACAGCACATGAAAATGTACCATCTATACCCCTTTTACAAGCTTTACATAGCCCACTTTGTGTTGATAAACATTCACTAAatgttcttaatattatttaggttttatcttatatatatatatatatatatatatttattgttatgtatTTTGCTTGGTTTGTTTCATTTGAAAGTGGAATGAATTCAAACACTTGTAGTTCATGATAAGATTGATGCATAAAAGATGCTAGTACATGgacaaaggaaaaaagaagttaagaagaaaaagtgaagaaagttaCATCTCCACAAGAAGGAATCATTGAAGCATAGATTATTTAGCTAACTCTGCCCCCAAAGTGCTCTGCATTAACAATCACCACAGCCAACGCAATCCACTTCTACAAAAAGGATTTCCTCTTCTACTTACTAATCATCCACGCTTTGCAAtttaataagagaaaaaaaaaatatatatatatatatatatacaacgcAATCCACTTCTACAAAAAGGATTTCCTCTTCTACTTACTAATCATCCACGCTTTGcaatttaataaaagaaaaaaaaaatatatatatatatataatgacaaaagaaattaaaatttattgataaaagaagaaagaaacctaataaaaaaataatacatgcattttcttttcatttttcagattatttattttctttgtaattttttaatcagagaaaaaaaaatggagttctttatatttgtttttcttatttttctctcATATATTCCATACTCCGAACATCTTTTAAATTCGGTATAttgctaaaaattaaaatttatcatgttTCTTTataaagtgctttttttttacaaatttggATTTAAATGGACAAtgcaaataacatttttattgtCTAATAATGTATTGCATAATctaagaagaagaaagtttCATAAACCAAGATTTTCgactaaaatttttttgaataaaaaatcatttttgatCGTTGAATAGATATATTTaatgttatataaaatatgattaTAACTATACAAAAAATTTCTCATTGTTCCTACCCCTTTATATATACCAATTCAATGATCAAAATAagatttttgttaaattttgtatatatatatatatatatatattttttggtgaaagaGATATTTTGTATATAGAAGAAGCCTTATGTAAGAACAAGCGTATGTTAATCAAGAAGCTAGCTAGCATGAATGTCTCAATGTGAGTTCAGAGAAGCTATACATTTCCATAATTCAACATTcgtaagttttttcttttttttgagtcTTTATGATTTATTCTCGAACTAAAAAGTGTcacttcaaaattttaaacttaattGAGTGGTAGGGGGGTGGAAAAGGTACAAAGACGATAATGGTGCTCCTCCTCCTTTTCTCCCTCCGAAGAGCCTACTTTGTTTAATGGCCGTCGTTTTCCACACCACACGTAGCCCATAAAAGCAAGGCTGAGAGTGTGTCTCACGCTTTGAGTGCCAGCCCCAGTCAGACAAATATTGGTGGACAGTGCATGACAAATGGTTGGAAGGAGCGTGGTGTACACATTACATGAAAGATGTGTTGTGAAACAATGGGCCGGCCCAATATTGAGTGATCAGGGATGCTCAGGCTAATTTATCAtagcttttaaaaaattataaacaatttttaagaTTCAGCATCCAAGAGTAATAATTTTTCTGAAATTGCTTTAAAAGAGtagtttttttaagaaatatttttaaatattttaaactttcataaatagtaaaagaaaaagtatactATTTTTTAgattgtttggataattttttttataaatattttaaatttttaaaagagtttttgattaaaattagttgTTTTTcaataagcatttttttttaaacagaaaTTATACCAACTAAGATGTtgaagtaaatatttttttcaagtttctATATCATTAAACATTTTTTCAAGTTGCTATTTTATTGGGTTACAAAGTGATGTGTATAAAATCAGAATATATTATTTGGCATAGCTTTAAAAACATTGTTTTGATTATTAAGATTCACACGTTTCAAAAGCAGTTTGTAAAGAGAGTTTGAACTATATTAAACTTTAGATTTTCAGGAGTTCTAACTTAAACACGTAGTGAAATGTAGTTTTCCAAAAGAGTGTTCTAAAAAGGTTGAAGCTCttaaaaaaagcataaacaaaTGCTATCCCAAATACAACCCTCAGAAAAGTATCTCTCAACTTGGTGCGGTTTTGCTTGTCTTTCATATTGGACCCCCACCACCCACCGGCTATACTTTCCACGTGGGATTTCATTCATAAATCAAAAAGCATCTTTTCACGAGATTTGACTCGTAGGGCCTGAGTGAAAATAAACGGGCCTACTTGATCTTCTTCTTCAGAACTTTCAATTATGCATGTAGCCTTTACTGAAGGCCCACTAGATAGTTTAACGCTTTGCTTTAGCACCAAGATCTTGCtgttttttttcccataaacaGACTCGAGTCAAATGTTCTTAAGTGGAAAGATTATTACAATTTCTGTCTATGAGAAAAACCTCTAATAGAACATacccctttttattttaatttttttttctctttcaatttGTTCTATTCGTTTATCTGCACGAGAAAAAGTTGTTACTAATTTAGGGATGgtaaaaactttatttctttcttttatcttgAATCTCCTAAATGAAtctataacttttaaattattgtttcaaGTTTAAAATGTCAATTCTTCACTTATGCATAtagaatatcaatatatatatatatagattgtggtaatacattttctttttcttttcttttcttttccatacatttttcataattaaacaATGAAAATTAAGATGCTTTAcatatttgtaatatatatatgaagtggTACCATCAGCAATAGTCTAACAGACCCAAAGGTAACTGGAAATTATTGAGTGtgcagaaaataataaaattaaaaaaataaaaaaaaatagaaagacaataaaaatcaaattgattggACATGTTCCATGGGGTCGATCATTGGCTTTTATTCCAtagtctttattttcttttccagtACCACACTATCCGGCACTATATGATAAGGGGAAGGACCGATTGGTTTGTACTGTATTATCTTACTTCACATATAATTTGTatttcaaacatatatatgaaaatgaacATCTCAGCTCCTTCAAATAAAACCACGTTTTCAGATCACCTTTGAAGCCTTCCTAGTGATAATATATAAGAGTCTTATTATACACTCAATTTCCTTGCGCTTGCTGACAGAGAAGCCGGCAATTTAGCCACAAATCTTTGCTCAGATCCTTTACTAGCAACTTTACCAATCTTTTACATATTTTGTCCCTGATTTCTGATTTGATATCAcgtaattttcttaatttggtaatatttagaaatttcttatggtaaaattaaatcaaaaagtgaaaataaaaaagtacgCAATGATAGTAAACAAAGGAGGGTCAAATACATCATTCTATCTTTATgaattattatgtattttgataatactacatatattaatgttcattaaatttatttattaaatgatacatgtgttaaaatattattcattagcatgtttatataatttaaatataaaaagtaaatttttaaatagataagtaaattgaaaaaataaactaattaaatactGACGCACCATTTGTTAcatcatttagtaaataaatttgatgaatattttgataagtCTAGCATTATTGTATGAAAAACCTCTTTCGAAATCTTTCCGGATATCTAAGATAGCCCTACATAAGAAAACTCTATTAAATTGGTACCAGAGTTTAGCaggatatttatataaattggatataatccaatagcataaaaaaaaaataacaatttttaatagaatttctTAAATCATAGTCATACTAATTAAGAATTCCAacttaagagaaaaaaataaaaataaccataCATATTGAGTTAAGCCACCAAAGTAtacttaaaagaaaataaataaatacaaagataaataaaataaaaaatataatagtcttatagaaaatagaaaagaggCAATAAATTAGAAAAGAGGCAATAAATCAGCAGCAAAAATGTGTTGAATGTGAAGATGtaataatgataaattataCAAAAGCGATGATGATGGAATGATTCCTATACATAGTATGCATCAATTGCTAGGTGAGATCTAGgagaaatagtttttttttttaaaaaaacaaaattataaaatgagcTTAAATATTCTCCacgttataataaaataatatttttataagtaaTGAATTATAACTATCgacaatgaaaaatataaataaccatataCTATAACCATAgtctaataacaataattatgtGTCCATATTCATTATCATAACCAGTCCTCTAACCACATTAGCAGCCCAGTGTGTTGTCGACTTCTAAAGTAGGAAAAACTGTTAACGCAGCCCTCATCGTCATAGAGGCATCGCAAATTGAAAGATCTCCTATCCAATTTCAAGAAACACATAATCAAGCATGAGATGGTCAAACAAAGGCgtgtaataatattttaataaattcatattcATGGTATAGTATGGTATATAAAGATCTACAAccgaatatatttatataattatttaaataattatccataatcatcatattaaaatattttcacatatactaacataaacatatatatatatatatatatatacatttgtatAACCATAAATTAGAATTTGTTTAAGTTAAACAATTCCTTTTTGCATactataatatgataaattaaataatttttttgtagcATGTGATAAAACATGTAATTCAAATAATTCTAGAtaatactaatactaataataataataataataatagaataatttatatatcacatataatcaaacacataattcccaaaccattttagaaaataaaatttacccaTAGATTGTAGCTCAAACTAGCTTTTCCGATCGGATCACCTTCAATATTAGTCCGGAtacctaaaataataatataatattcattagTGTCACGAGCCTATCTTTTTCAACATTCCTGTTCGGCACTTAGCATCTCCTTTACTAACTAAACCTTGTCCACAAGCTAACAAAATGCAGAAGCTAAAAGTAGTAAAGTAGGAAGTAAGAGAGTTttagagagtttgagagaatatgAAGAGTGCTTGTATTGCTAAAATACTTGGTTACATGGGTTGATGTTTACAAATGAAGGTTCACCTCCTTTATATAGAGGGATTGACACGTAGTATGAGAATACAAGCTTCTTCTAGAATATTCTACTagatatttataaaaactatTCTAAATAgcttactaattacattagtttAGAATATTCTTGGAACTTCTAGAACCTTTTAGACTTCTCTTGAATTATCTAGAACTTTCTAAACTTCTTTTGAATCATCTAAAACTTTCTAGACTTCTCTAACCTATAagcttctagaatcttccggaCCCCTATGGATTTTTCTTGAATTCTCATGGAGAATGTAGAATCTTCCGGCTAAATGTAATAGCCCAGGTCCACCTGCTtgtgatattgtttgctttgggTCCCGTCCGCATGGGTTTAAAACGTATCATAAGGGAAATGTATCTAcagccttataaggcatgcttcgttcccttttccaaccgatgtgggatctcacaatccatcccccttggggcctagcgtcctcgctggcacatcgatcctggtactggctctgataccaactgtaacagcccagacccaCCCGCTTgtgatattgttcgctttgggtCTCACCCGCACGGGTTTAAAATGCTTCACAAGGGAAAAATATTCACAactttataaggcatgcttcgttcccctttccaatcgatgtgggatctcacactaAGCCTAGAGAATTTCATTCCTTTTGTGCGGAACATGACATTAGGCTtccaaaattaaacaaaagagaTTGGATACATACCAATCttcaaaaataactttaataagtttaaatttttcaaattggATATCGAACAACCCAATTATACTGTAAGCCTTAAATATCAGATATCCAAAATTAGGATTTTTCATTTGAagactaatttattaaaattagacCTTCAATTGGATCCCACTGACACCTAATTGCactattcaatttcaatttcgtCCATTT
Proteins encoded:
- the LOC107413899 gene encoding pentatricopeptide repeat-containing protein At3g56030, mitochondrial → MLLLRKLPRKLLNSQRKVTIPIRFFTTQNPIPHPDPNPNPFPDEPTSAYYDELVNTAGRSRDFETLRHLLNKRVKDGCFPTSKTFSFITSAESSLSLDVLSHTLSRLDKGFTRKSAYDSLISRLCKLYRIDECLRLVETMARGGYGLNSCSFHSILNSLTRKRRMDEAWRLLDIMKTTGVSPDLTVYNYFLMTYCFIGDLAMAARILTRMEEEEMRADTRTYDALVLGACRVGNVEGALVLLRRMEDDGLPMLLSTRNYVIDAMLSVGYYEQAMKFVRIYSGKDTWLDRESYGCLVNRLIKFQRSEEAMKVLDEMQRMGLSMGDKLKQFYETNLDKQTSF